The sequence ACGAAATTAAAGATTACAGCACCAGCCGAACCAGTTGCCCCTCCAGAAAAGTTACATGCGCCAGAATCTCCAAGTGGTGTTAAGTCAGAGCAAGTAGAAATTGCACCAGAAACACCCGTTCTTCGCTCACAATCAGTGAAATCATTTGGGACTCCAAAGAGCCCTGACGCTGTTGACATGGAAATCTTAACACCTGAGAcatttggagagagagagaaagaggagccACCCCTGGGCAGCAGGGAGCAACCTGCCCCATCTGGATATGCAGAAGAAGTACCATTTCTGGACAGGGATCAGGAACATGATTTTAATTTGTTGAATGAGGTATAGTAATAATGATTGCGTTTGCATACCGCCTAGCCATCTCGCTAAACCTTTCTATTTGTGGTACTAAACATCTTTAGCGCACGTAACAAGCTCGCACATACCAAACTAAAGGTCTGAAATGAGCATGTAGGATGTTGATGCCGCTACACGTTATTAAGTTGCTTCTCATGTGGTTCCAGAATTGAACCAGTTTGTATCTTTCGTTGTTCCTTATTTTTCCTAACTTTGTTATTTCTATCTTGCCCCAGGACATTGATTCATCCGAAGGAGTCAACCCGCAACTGGGTGGGAGTCTcaaattgttttcattaagCTAAGCTTCTACTTGTATATTTTTCTCACTAACTGAATCTcgaaaccattttttttttgttgcagagGGATTGTCTGGGAGAACCAGGTATGGTGGATCGGCCCCCTGAAACTCTTTTTGGCATAAATGTCAGGGTTATTCATTCTTTGTACAATTTTTTCTTCAACATGTTAAACTTTGTGCATACAGACTGGTCGCAAGGTGCTTGCATAGACGCTTTCCAAATTGTAAAAATGGAGGAAAGGAGGAAGTGAACTTGTTGGAGGTTTCGAAAGGAGGAACAAAGAAAGAAACTGCAAGGCTGTTTTACGAGCTACTGGTACGATCTTTCTGCGCTGATATGGTGTAGAATCTTCGTTTAACTACGTCCACGAGCCAGCTTCATTTTAGTTGTTTTAGAATTCATGAACCGAAATTGCAACTTTCAAACATGCCGATGCAAAACCTTGTGCAGCACGTCattgtcttttctttttctgcagGTGTTGAAGACTCAAGGGTATGTGAATGTGAAGCAAGATGTTTCCTATGGTGATATACTGATCTCAAAACGTCCGAAACGGGACAAAACGTGGGTAGATGACGATATGGTCAACAGAGGCACCTCAGAAACTATGTACGTGCGTGCATAGCGTTCGGATCGTCCTGCGTAAATTGTAGACGGCGCTAGTTTTCGTAGTCGTATGGTCTCCTTTGCAGCAAGTTTATTAGTTGTACGCTACGATGCACGGATACTTCTGTTTGGTTCTGTAGCCCGTATCCGATACTTGATCGGATACGATAGTTGCCCGATACTCACGGATACTCATCCGACACCTATCTTGGTTGATGGACACGAATTTGACACGATGGATACGCGTATCCTACATTTAGAATATTTGCCATGTCGTGTCGTATTGTATCCCTATATCCGTATCCGTATCCATGCTTCGTACATTTCGGTGTTTTTTCGAAAGGTTTAGCCATTGTTGATTCAAGTTTCAAAGACTCTCAGCAACCACCGTGGAGCTTATTTTTGTTGAATCTCCAATTCTGTAAACCCATTTACCAATTCGGTCCAAACCGGGCCCAGTCAGAAAGGTTGTAGCCATAATTTGAACCGGTTCGAACCATGCTTGATCCTAGAAATATTTTGGTTAAGTACTATTTTCAGCCTCCCgcatattttatattaaattttttaccatcaaattaaataaataaataaaaacaacaaataatattaaagaTGAGCGGAGAAGGAATAAGAAGAAATACTTGCTTGAATATGTTTTCATTTCAaccattttggtgaaaatatttttggaatcaatttttggtaaaattgtaagtgaatttaaaaaaaaatacttaaaatgttTTCTACAAGAAGTAAAACACCTAATGTGCTTTTggatctaaaaatattttatctaaaagcgcttttaattatttaaaaagtaaaaacgcGTTCTAAGATTTGGAATTAGAGAACCACAAGGAACGAAGTAATTGTTAATTTTAGGTAAGTAAACATGTCatattcgaccaaaaaaaaaaaggtcataaACTCTTTGGAGTAACACTTTTGCTATAACAATGTTTGATGGTGTTCGCCGGGTCATAATTTTAAGTTCTTGTTTTCGTCCAGCAATAATCTTTTTGGGTATTGTTGCGGTTTTTGAATTCTACGGATATATAAATCACTTGccacaattttgttttcaaacaAGTCGACTGCTCTGCTGTTGGATGAGTTTGATTTAATCTACCCCGCGTCACAAATCTCAAAACTCAAATTCATGGAGGCGTGTATAATGTGTTGATGAGCAAATCTACATTATCTTTCACAAGCAATGAGAAACCAGAACCGCCGTACtagaacaaaaaagaagaaaaaacaagtcATCTGATTCCAATCTAAACGCAAACTCTTACAGAAACCCAAAATAAAGTTACCAAGGTTCTAATCGCTCGAGGATCCATCGTCAACATCTTCATGCTCTGTCACAACCTTCTCTATAAACCTCTTGCGAACTCCGTCGATCACAGCTTGCCTCGACCGATCATTTCCGCTCAGGCCATCATTAAGTACAGGATCTGATTGGCACAGAAGTAATGCCACACCTGATATTTCAGCAGAGCACAGAAAGATTTATTCAAAAGAGTTTTAAGTGGCTCGCATTAAGACCTCAGCATACAATCATCTGTGGGATCCAAACCAAAACGATCTCATATCGCAGCAGAAGGCCACAACTTGTGGTGTACCCGCACCATCACCCAAGTTCGAATCCCCCTCCCCGTAGATCAGAGTAGATTACAATGTCGttttatcaaaatgaaaaaCTCCACTTCCTCACGGTCCATGTTAACTTGAATCCACTTCCCACAATAATTTGTGTTCTATATACACGTTATGGCTCGTTtacaagtgcttttaaaataactgaaaacgtTTTTATTGAAATAGATTTTCGTTCTCAAAAAACACTAAAACCGCTTTTagattttaaaaacacttccaaacgaacCATATGTTAACTAAAAAGCTTAAAATTTCATTGCAGACATGAGTGTAACTACATTAGCTCGAGCGAATGTGTTTCCCTATGAAATTGAGTCTGAATCCCCTCCCCGCAATTTAGATTAGTTTTAAataaggaaactttaacgaaaacctTCTAGTACTGTTCGCTttgacaaaaaatcacatttttaaactaaaaagtcaatctgaTAGTATTCACTTgtctctttattttattcaaatcGTTAAATTCAAACCATTTCTCAGTTTCCTTTTAAATAATTATCGCTTTGTATAAATAAAGCATAAATGAAATACCTTCAGGTGTGCATCTGCGGCCGAAGCTCTGCAAGCCGACGTAATTAGCTTTGACATTCCCACTGTTGTACACTAAAACAGTCGGAACATTCCGATCAGGGTAGTTCGGAATGCAGTCCGTCGATATTATCTTGACGAATTTCGTAGCCGGATATTTGGTCGCCAAATCTTCCAAACACTGCATCAAAACCCCGCACTCGGGGATTCCTTCTTTGTACAGAATCACCACCACCCACACATCCGGCGGCGCCTGCGACACCTCCCGCACGAAATCCGATCCCGAAATCGGCACCACCGATCCGAACCTCGCAACTTTGGCTGCTTCTCTCAGCTCCGCCAGCCTCTTCTTCCTGTCCAACatccaattcttcacatttACGGTTTCAATTGCAAGTAAATTAAGCAGTAATTCTGTAAAAAAATTGAACTGTAAGGACCTGTATTCTTCGAGGAAGCGATCGTCATCGAGATCGGGATTGTCCTCGAGGTCTTCGAGGTCCTGTTCGGATTTTTCATCGATCCAGGACTTGTCTTTGGGAAGGGAGGCTTCGTCCTGAGCTGGTGTGAACTTCGGCGGCTTGAACGGCGGTGGCTTCGCCGGAAGGTTCCCGAGCTTTCTCTGTATGTCGTCCCACTGGGTCGATGCTCCCTCCACATCCTTGTACACAAAGTGATAGTCcgccatttctctctctctctctggtatTCGCCTCAAACAGcaagaagagaagaaaagcTCAAAATTGATTCCTCTGGTTGTCAATGGCGTCGTCCAATTTAGGAGTGAGAAAGAGAAGCGAGGGCGAGAGTGAAAGATccagtgagagtgagagagagagagagagagagatccttCACTTTGGGCCAACTTTTATTATGGGCCCAACAAATGGACATTGTTTTCTTTACTGGGCCTACAGCCCATTTTAATGGGCTTAGTTGATCGTGTTTTTTATCAACTCGTATAACACGCACACACGCAACCAAAAACCAGAGCTAGCTCCCGAAGCTTTCTCTCTCGTTTCCGCTCCCGGATTCTCAGAAATCGGAAACTTGACCGGAAGCCATGGAAGCCATGCAATCTCTGGTAACGAACATCCAAGGGCTGTCGAGCTCCGGCGACATCTCGCACCTCCACGTCCTTCTGAAGCAAGCGCAGGAGTCACTCTACGCCGAGTCGACTCGGTTGCTTCCCGTTCTCGACCAGCTCGACCCCGCCACGCACTCTCTCGGATACCTCTACATCCTGTGAGCCTCTTCGTCACTCTGACACTCCTCGTTTTCGAATTTTATGTGTATTTTTCGTTTTCAGTATTGGATGCCCTAGGGTGTGGTCAGACGGCGTCGTTCGCAATGTGCTAGGGTTTGATTGTTGGGGGATGTGGGAGCGATGGTGATCGAGTAAAAGAATTCAGACACATCTTTTAATTTGATATTACATAATTTGCATTAAGAATTCTGGCAGTGCTTGAAAATTGCAATTGTGTTCACAAATTTGATTGTCGAAAACATGTATAGTGTGCGGTTCATTTGTTTAAGATTCCGCCTGGTTGCTAGTCACcagcatttgaaaatttggtGGAAATTGACAGTATCATGGGTTTGTGAATGTGGTGACAGGGAGGCATGCTCATCTGGTTCGATTTCAAAAGAGCAGGCGAGTGCGTTGGTCCTGCCCATTGCTAGATTTATCAACTCCTGTGTTGCGGAGCAGATTCGTTTGCAACCTGATAAATGTATTCATGTTTACTCTTTTATTTGATTTGCGTAAACGTTAAACGGCATATTTCATTCCTCTTTCTGTGGATTTGTTTGGTTTGCAGTCATATCTGTTTGCAAGAGGTTCAAAGATCATGTTATGCTTCTTGAAGCACCACTGCGGGGGGTGGCACCGATGCTGACAGCTATTCGGAAAATTCAGACCTCCTCAGAACATTTGACTTCTTTGCATCCAGAGTTTCTTCTGCTTTGTTTGTTGTCAAAATCCTATAAAGTTGGATATTCCGTTTTAGATGATGACATATTTGAGGTTGATCAGCCAAGGGATCTTTTTCTCTATTGCTATTACGGGTCGGTTGCTCTTTCAACAGTGTTATCTTTGTTTCAGTTTGCTTTCACTTGAGTTAGCTGTTTTTAATTATTGAGGAAATtactttcattttcttcttggaAGTGTCCTTGCTTCGTTTGACATATTTGACATGTTTTGCTCCTTCTTAAttctttaatcttttttttaggGGGGGGGGGTGTTGTGTTGCTAAGGAAATTTTTGACACTATTTCACTTTTGACATCATTGTAGGGGGATGATATGCATCGGACAAAAGCGTTTTCGCAAAGCATTGGAGCTTCTTCACAATGTCTGTGATCTATATTCAGTTTACCTTCTTATACTCTTCAAATTATGTTCTTTATGAAGTTTGATTTACTTGTCCATTCTAATTGCAAATCATATTTTCCAGGTTGTAACATCACCAATGACTTCTTTTAATGCAATAGCTGTTGAAGCGTACAAAAAGCATATATTGGTTTCACTCATTCACAATTGGAATGTATGCCTTTCTTCTTATAGATCCATCTACCTTGACATTTAATTTGACTCGGTTTTGACTTGACAAGTTCATCTGTTTGTGCTGTAAATTTGTTTGAGGATAATTTGATGATTGTTCTTTTCGTGGTGATAGTTCTGCACCAGTCTCCCTAAATACACCTCCTCAGTATGTCAGAGGAATCTAAAAAACTATTGTCAGGTAATGCAAAGTTGAGCGCTGCTCTTTGCTGCATGTATTTTCTTTAATGGATTGCTTTATTTGAATCCTGATATAATCAA is a genomic window of Malus domestica chromosome 09, GDT2T_hap1 containing:
- the LOC103411125 gene encoding uncharacterized protein, with amino-acid sequence MADYHFVYKDVEGASTQWDDIQRKLGNLPAKPPPFKPPKFTPAQDEASLPKDKSWIDEKSEQDLEDLEDNPDLDDDRFLEEYRKKRLAELREAAKVARFGSVVPISGSDFVREVSQAPPDVWVVVILYKEGIPECGVLMQCLEDLATKYPATKFVKIISTDCIPNYPDRNVPTVLVYNSGNVKANYVGLQSFGRRCTPEGVALLLCQSDPVLNDGLSGNDRSRQAVIDGVRKRFIEKVVTEHEDVDDGSSSD
- the LOC103411126 gene encoding COP9 signalosome complex subunit 3-like, coding for MEAMQSLVTNIQGLSSSGDISHLHVLLKQAQESLYAESTRLLPVLDQLDPATHSLGYLYILEACSSGSISKEQASALVLPIARFINSCVAEQIRLQPDKFISVCKRFKDHVMLLEAPLRGVAPMLTAIRKIQTSSEHLTSLHPEFLLLCLLSKSYKVGYSVLDDDIFEVDQPRDLFLYCYYGGMICIGQKRFRKALELLHNVVTSPMTSFNAIAVEAYKKHILVSLIHNWNFCTSLPKYTSSVCQRNLKNYCQPYIELAHCYVSGKIVHLEAMVDRHKEKYENDNNLGLVKQVLSSQYKRNIQRLTQTYLTLSLQDIANSVQLNSAKEAEMHVLQMIEDGQIFATINQKDGMVRFLEDPEQYKTCHMIEHIDSSIQRIMALSRKLTAIDENISTDPLFLSKTGRERQRFDFDDYDGVPQKFNI